The following coding sequences are from one Triticum aestivum cultivar Chinese Spring chromosome 5A, IWGSC CS RefSeq v2.1, whole genome shotgun sequence window:
- the LOC123107857 gene encoding GDSL esterase/lipase At4g10955: protein MGKLLNSADDLDRFDLHGPKDLMDLDEIDWAKEEHRRRIAACLVKGVYVHENDRAERMAVKLAPAWWESFGFHLKKELREPIYSAIVGVVFDTIYGAIFEYSPSAPGDRCAPRYVVAFRGTKPGSIRDYYLDLTIVINKLKKRTRCVQACATIEGLMMEEGQDSCIWLAGHSLGAAVALVVGRYMMVQEKPPNLPTFLFNPPHVSFITSINLLKLDPVAKESVHRVGNILREGAAKVLRSHRERMDNLFQRLSPWVPNLYVHKKDPICQGFIDYFEQRQKFMEGSHRVGTTFAALSLRDGFWHLIDKDKDRPQLLPSAKLWKSCLDHDPHGLQQWWKQDSLEAKHYSYPVPQAQTASTSMPA, encoded by the exons ATGGGTAAGCTTTTAAACTCCGCCGACGACCTCGACCGCTTCGACCTCCATGGGCCGAAGGATCTGATGGACCTCGACGAGATTGACTG GGCCAAGGAGGAGCaccgccgccgcatcgccgcctGCCTCGTCAAAGGCGTTTACGTCCACGAGAACGACAGAGCGGAGCGCATGGCGGTTAAGCTGGCGCCGGCGTGGTGGGAAAGCTTTGGCTTCCACCTAAAGAAAGAACTCAGAGAGCCGATATACTCCGCCATCGTCGGTGTTGTATTCGACACCATCTACGGTGCCATCTTCGAGTACAGCCCCAGCGCGCCCGGCGACCGGTGCGCTCCACGGTATGTCGTCGCCTTCAGGGGCACAAAGCCGGGGAGTATTCGAGACTACTACCTTGACTTGACAATCGTGATCAACAAACTGAAGAAACGCACGCGCTGCGTGCAAGCGTGCGCTACGATCGAGGGACTTATGATGGAGGAGGGCCAAGACAGCTGCATCTGGCTCGCCGGGCACTCTCTCGGAGCGGCTGTGGCGCTGGTCGTGGGACGGTACATGATGGTGCAGGAGAAGCCGCCAAACCTCCCGACCTTCCTCTTCAATCCACCGCACGTCTCATTTATAACGTCGATCAACTTGCTGAAGCTGGACCCGGTGGCGAAGGAGAGCGTGCACCGGGTGGGTAACATCTTAAGGGAGGGTGCTGCAAAGGTCTTGCGCTCCCATCGGGAGCGCATGGACAACTTGTTCCAGCGGCTTTCCCCTTGGGTGCCGAATCTGTACGTGCACAAGAAGGACCCCATCTGCCAGGGCTTCATCGACTACTTCGAGCAGCGGCAGAAGTTCATGGAAGGCTCCCACCGTGTTGGCACAACGTTCGCGGCACTCTCTCTCCGTGACGGGTTCTGGCACCTGATTGACAAGGACAAGGACCGGCCGCAACTCCTGCCATCGGCGAAGCTGTGGAAAAGCTGTCTCGACCACGATCCGCACGGTCTCCAGCAGTGGTGGAAACAGGACAGCTTGGAGGCCAAGCATTATAGCTACCCTGTGCCTCAAGCACAAACTGCTTCTACCTCTATGCCGGCTTAG